The following are encoded in a window of Candidatus Rokuibacteriota bacterium genomic DNA:
- a CDS encoding gamma carbonic anhydrase family protein: protein MIRPYRGVVPKVHPTAFVEASAHVIGDVELGEDASVWFNTVIRGDVNYIRIGRGTNIQDGTVIHVNRRGSPTILEELVTVGHGARLHGCHVRSHCLIGIGAIVLDGAVLEEECLVAAGSLVAPGTKVPRGSLLMGSPARVRRQVTDADLELIRRSARNYIKLKAEYAAERGSDGH from the coding sequence ATGATTCGTCCCTATCGCGGCGTCGTGCCCAAGGTGCACCCGACGGCCTTCGTGGAGGCGTCCGCCCACGTCATCGGGGACGTGGAGCTAGGCGAGGATGCGAGCGTGTGGTTCAACACGGTCATCCGCGGAGACGTGAACTATATCCGAATCGGGCGTGGCACGAACATTCAGGACGGAACGGTGATCCACGTCAACCGCCGCGGCTCGCCCACCATCCTGGAGGAGCTCGTCACGGTCGGCCACGGGGCGAGGCTCCACGGCTGCCACGTCAGATCGCACTGCCTGATCGGGATCGGGGCGATCGTCCTGGACGGCGCGGTGCTGGAGGAAGAGTGCCTCGTGGCGGCGGGCTCGCTGGTCGCCCCGGGAACGAAGGTGCCCCGGGGGAGCCTGCTCATGGGGAGCCCGGCGCGCGTGCGGCGGCAGGTGACGGACGCCGACCTGGAGCTGATCCGCCGTTCGGCGCGGAACTATATCAAGCTGAAGGCGGAGTACGCGGCCGAGAGAGGCTCCGATGGCCATTAA